A window of Oligoflexus sp. contains these coding sequences:
- the fliN gene encoding flagellar motor switch protein FliN, whose translation MADDLNPEDFGLGGDLDDALAAAAGGDDGGGKGGGDKDENIVMTPEDSRLARTDFSKLKMILDVPLKVSVELGRTKMLVNDLLQLGQGSVIELDKIAGEPMEILINDKLVAMGEVVVVNEKFGVRLTDVVSQFGLGDMSHNA comes from the coding sequence ATGGCTGATGATTTAAATCCGGAAGATTTTGGTTTAGGTGGTGATTTGGACGACGCCCTTGCGGCCGCTGCTGGCGGTGACGACGGTGGTGGTAAAGGCGGTGGGGACAAGGACGAAAATATCGTCATGACTCCCGAGGACTCGCGCCTCGCCCGTACGGACTTTTCGAAGCTGAAGATGATCCTCGATGTCCCGCTGAAAGTTTCGGTGGAACTCGGCCGCACCAAGATGCTGGTGAACGATCTTCTGCAGCTTGGTCAGGGTTCGGTGATCGAACTCGACAAGATCGCAGGGGAGCCCATGGAGATTCTGATCAACGATAAGCTCGTGGCCATGGGTGAAGTCGTGGTGGTGAACGAAAAATTCGGTGTGCGTTTGACCGACGTCGTGTCGCAGTTTGGTCTGGGTGATATGAGTCATAACGCCTGA